A single genomic interval of Zunongwangia sp. HGR-M22 harbors:
- a CDS encoding DUF4199 domain-containing protein, producing the protein MKKIGVPAKFGIMIAVGLIVYFLALSLVGLHTNPLFSFFNGVIMGLGIWFAIKAKQSQESGRFKYAQGFSTGLVTGFIATTIFTVFFGIYASELNTDFLDQYLTVWRSDYKTGLGVTLFTVYAMGAASTFALTLAFMQLFKNSWNTQEAEKHTL; encoded by the coding sequence ATGAAAAAAATAGGTGTTCCTGCAAAATTCGGAATCATGATAGCAGTAGGTCTTATTGTTTACTTTTTAGCGCTATCTCTGGTAGGTTTACATACCAATCCATTATTTAGTTTTTTTAATGGTGTAATAATGGGATTAGGTATATGGTTTGCTATTAAGGCAAAGCAAAGTCAGGAATCTGGGAGGTTTAAATATGCACAAGGATTTAGTACAGGATTAGTAACCGGCTTTATTGCCACCACAATTTTCACAGTATTCTTTGGTATTTATGCTAGCGAACTTAATACAGATTTTCTAGATCAATACCTTACGGTTTGGCGTAGTGATTATAAAACAGGTCTAGGAGTAACCCTTTTTACGGTATACGCTATGGGAGCGGCGAGCACCTTTGCCCTTACCCTTGCATTTATGCAATTATTTAAAAATAGCTGGAATACACAAGAAGCAGAAAAACATACACTTTAA
- a CDS encoding M16 family metallopeptidase, whose product MINKLKLVTGALLLGSVGFAQEVEYTEYDLDNGLHVILHQDNSAPVVTTAVMYHVGGKDREEGRTGFAHFFEHLLFEGTENIEKGKWFEIVSSHGGDNNANTSNDRTYYYETFPSNNLELGLWMESERMMHPIIKQEGVDTQNEVVKEERRMRMDNSPYGNILPAVQKNMFKKHPYKDPNIGYMEDLDAATLQEFKDYFDKYYVPNNAVLVVAGDIDIKETKGMIKDYFGPIEAGEEVTRDYPKEDPITKEIHGEFYDANIQIPMAITGYRTPEFGNKDSYVLNMISTYLSDGKSSKLYKKLVDEQNIALQVGAFNLEQEDYGIYLVYSLPQGETSIEKLNEEIEEEITKLRNELISESDFEKLQNKAENDFVNSNSSIAGVANSLARNYLLYKDTSLINEEIDIYRNITREDIKEVANKYLKPNQRVIIDYLPEEKEAE is encoded by the coding sequence ATGATTAACAAATTAAAGCTGGTCACAGGTGCTTTATTATTAGGATCTGTTGGCTTTGCCCAGGAAGTTGAGTATACAGAATATGATCTCGATAATGGGCTTCATGTTATTTTACATCAGGATAATTCAGCTCCTGTAGTTACAACTGCTGTAATGTATCACGTAGGTGGTAAAGATCGAGAAGAAGGTAGAACCGGTTTTGCCCATTTTTTCGAACACTTATTATTTGAAGGAACAGAAAATATTGAAAAAGGAAAATGGTTTGAAATCGTTAGTTCTCATGGCGGAGATAACAATGCAAACACTTCAAACGATCGTACTTATTATTACGAAACCTTCCCATCTAATAATCTAGAATTAGGACTATGGATGGAATCTGAGCGAATGATGCATCCAATTATTAAACAAGAAGGGGTAGATACTCAAAATGAAGTGGTAAAAGAAGAACGTAGAATGCGAATGGATAATTCTCCTTATGGAAACATTCTTCCTGCAGTGCAGAAGAACATGTTCAAAAAACATCCATATAAAGACCCTAATATAGGCTATATGGAAGATTTGGATGCCGCAACATTACAGGAGTTTAAAGATTATTTCGATAAATATTACGTTCCTAATAATGCTGTACTGGTTGTTGCTGGAGATATCGATATTAAAGAAACCAAGGGAATGATCAAAGATTATTTCGGCCCAATCGAGGCTGGCGAAGAAGTAACTAGAGATTACCCTAAAGAAGATCCTATTACTAAAGAAATTCATGGCGAATTTTATGATGCCAATATTCAGATCCCAATGGCAATCACCGGCTATAGAACACCTGAATTTGGCAATAAAGATTCTTATGTTTTAAATATGATCTCTACCTATTTAAGTGATGGAAAAAGTTCAAAACTTTACAAAAAGTTAGTAGACGAACAGAATATTGCTTTACAGGTTGGCGCTTTTAACCTTGAACAGGAAGACTACGGAATTTATCTTGTATACTCCTTACCACAAGGCGAAACAAGTATTGAAAAACTAAATGAAGAAATCGAAGAGGAAATTACAAAACTTAGAAATGAATTAATTTCTGAGAGTGATTTCGAAAAACTTCAGAATAAAGCTGAAAATGATTTTGTTAATTCAAACTCTAGTATCGCTGGCGTAGCTAATTCCTTAGCTCGCAACTACCTTCTTTACAAAGACACCAGTCTAATCAATGAAGAAATAGATATTTATCGTAACATCACCAGAGAAGACATTAAAGAAGTTGCTAATAAATATCTTAAGCCAAATCAAAGAGTAATCATTGATTACCTACCGGAAGAAAAGGAAGCGGAATAA
- a CDS encoding M16 family metallopeptidase — MKKNIIAVSIFLLGAIGLNAQIDRSTMPEPGPAPKVKVEEPETFKLNNGLTVMLVENHKLPRVAMSLRFDNPPHSEGKKAGVSGLMGELLGQGTTNMPKDEFNERVDYLGARLNISSGGASANTLSKYFPEILGLMADGVINPKFTEEEFDKSIARTKDYLKSNEKDVSYNAGRVRSALAYGKDHPYGEFETQETIDNISLTDVENYYKTWFSPANAYLVIVGDVEKKEVKKLVKKEFSNWKKTSLPEINIPEVKNVDKTEINFVDMPNAIQSEIALVNTINLQKKQEDYFPVMVANKILGGGGEARLFLNLREDKGYTYGAYSRTGNDKYVATFVASASVRNEVTDSSVVAFLDEIYRIRNEKVSESELANAKAKLTGDFVLSLEQPSTIASFAMEVETEDLDEDFYKEYLENIDKVTLEDVQRVAKKYFLADQSRIVIAGKGNEVAENLEKMQYKGKTFPVKYYNKYGEEIEKPDYNKALDPSVTVEKVYSDYIEAIGGAEAAKAINTIAFTATTSIQGQELSLEQRKSSAGKFSQTVSVSGNVMQKQVYNGETGYMMVQGQKMDMSQDQIDAVAIEANTFPELSISENAKVTGIEDVEGSDAYAVKVNESTTNYYDVESGLKVKTLTTISQMGQTMSIPTIYSDYQEVEGVKMPFTISQSMGPQSFDLKVKEYKINEGVQDSDFE, encoded by the coding sequence ATGAAAAAAAATATAATAGCAGTATCAATATTTCTTTTGGGCGCAATAGGGCTTAACGCTCAGATTGATCGAAGTACCATGCCTGAACCTGGACCGGCACCAAAAGTAAAAGTAGAAGAACCAGAAACTTTTAAGTTAAACAACGGCCTAACCGTAATGCTGGTAGAAAACCATAAATTACCACGAGTAGCTATGTCGCTTAGATTCGACAACCCTCCGCATTCAGAAGGTAAGAAAGCCGGAGTAAGCGGCTTAATGGGAGAGTTATTAGGACAGGGAACTACCAATATGCCTAAAGATGAATTTAATGAAAGGGTAGACTACCTAGGTGCCAGATTGAATATTTCTTCAGGAGGAGCTTCTGCAAATACGCTTTCAAAGTATTTCCCAGAAATCCTTGGTTTGATGGCAGATGGGGTAATTAACCCAAAATTCACCGAAGAAGAATTCGATAAATCTATCGCTCGTACTAAAGACTATTTAAAAAGTAACGAGAAAGATGTTTCTTACAATGCAGGCAGAGTAAGATCTGCTTTAGCTTATGGGAAAGACCATCCTTACGGGGAATTTGAAACTCAGGAAACTATAGACAATATAAGTCTTACTGATGTAGAGAATTATTATAAAACCTGGTTTTCTCCTGCAAATGCTTACTTGGTAATAGTAGGTGATGTAGAAAAGAAAGAAGTAAAGAAACTTGTGAAGAAGGAATTTTCTAATTGGAAAAAGACTTCATTACCCGAAATTAACATTCCTGAAGTTAAAAATGTAGATAAAACTGAAATTAACTTTGTAGACATGCCAAATGCAATACAAAGTGAAATTGCTTTAGTAAATACAATTAACCTTCAGAAAAAACAGGAAGATTATTTTCCTGTAATGGTAGCCAATAAAATCTTAGGTGGAGGAGGCGAAGCTCGTTTATTCTTAAACCTTAGAGAAGATAAAGGATATACCTACGGCGCCTATTCGAGAACTGGTAATGACAAATATGTTGCAACTTTCGTAGCAAGTGCAAGTGTTCGTAACGAAGTAACCGATAGTTCAGTTGTAGCGTTTTTAGATGAAATCTACAGAATAAGAAATGAAAAGGTTTCTGAATCTGAATTAGCTAATGCTAAAGCGAAACTTACAGGGGATTTTGTGCTTAGTTTAGAGCAGCCCTCTACTATCGCTAGTTTTGCAATGGAGGTTGAAACTGAAGATTTAGACGAAGATTTCTACAAAGAATATTTAGAAAACATCGATAAGGTTACCTTAGAAGACGTTCAAAGAGTTGCTAAAAAATATTTCCTTGCCGATCAATCACGAATTGTAATTGCAGGAAAAGGAAACGAAGTAGCTGAAAATCTTGAAAAGATGCAATATAAGGGAAAAACTTTCCCAGTTAAATATTACAACAAATATGGTGAAGAGATTGAAAAACCAGACTACAACAAAGCTTTAGACCCTTCGGTTACTGTAGAGAAAGTATATTCAGATTATATTGAAGCCATTGGAGGCGCAGAAGCTGCCAAAGCCATAAACACTATAGCTTTTACTGCCACTACGTCTATACAGGGACAAGAATTAAGTTTAGAACAACGTAAAAGCAGCGCCGGTAAATTCTCTCAAACTGTTAGCGTTTCTGGTAATGTGATGCAAAAACAGGTTTACAATGGAGAAACTGGATATATGATGGTACAAGGACAAAAAATGGATATGAGCCAGGATCAAATTGATGCTGTAGCCATTGAAGCTAACACATTCCCAGAACTTAGCATAAGCGAAAATGCGAAAGTTACCGGTATCGAAGATGTTGAAGGCAGCGATGCTTATGCGGTAAAAGTAAACGAAAGCACTACCAATTATTATGATGTGGAAAGCGGACTTAAAGTGAAAACACTTACGACTATTTCACAAATGGGACAAACAATGAGTATCCCAACAATTTATAGTGATTACCAAGAAGTAGAAGGCGTAAAAATGCCTTTCACTATTTCTCAGAGTATGGGACCACAGTCTTTCGATCTTAAAGTTAAGGAGTATAAAATTAATGAAGGAGTACAAGATTCAGATTTTGAATAA
- a CDS encoding DMT family transporter, with protein sequence MMIFAANFRAMAAGNKKWIYLFILSLIWGSSFILIKKGLVGLSPLQVGAFRIIFAALFLILVGFRKIIKLKTSQWKWIIVSGFVGSFFPIFLFAFAETKISSGIASILNAVTPLMTLILGVMFFQDRLDSNKGIGVVVGLIGTAGLIFSNANFNGSENYLYSILGILAAICYGINVNLLKKYLSDIPAVAVTSGCFAVLLIPAFSILVWSGFFTENLSNIELQKSIGFIAILGVLGTGVAMILFNRLVQITNPVFTSSVTYTMPIVALAWGILDDEVFSLNQLFFAMLVIIGVLIVNRAKAISIRRKKKLVQ encoded by the coding sequence ATGATGATTTTTGCCGCAAATTTTAGAGCTATGGCGGCAGGAAACAAAAAATGGATATACCTTTTTATATTATCCTTAATTTGGGGCAGTTCTTTCATTCTTATCAAGAAAGGACTGGTAGGTCTCTCTCCGCTTCAGGTTGGTGCATTTCGGATTATTTTCGCCGCTTTATTTTTAATTCTTGTAGGTTTTCGAAAAATTATTAAGCTTAAAACTTCGCAATGGAAGTGGATCATTGTCTCTGGTTTTGTGGGATCATTCTTCCCAATTTTTCTTTTTGCTTTTGCTGAAACAAAAATAAGCAGCGGGATCGCTTCGATCCTGAATGCGGTTACGCCTTTAATGACGCTTATCCTGGGTGTTATGTTCTTTCAGGATAGATTGGATAGTAATAAAGGGATTGGTGTTGTGGTTGGTTTAATAGGTACTGCGGGTTTAATTTTTAGTAACGCAAATTTTAATGGAAGTGAGAATTATTTATATTCAATATTGGGCATTTTAGCCGCGATTTGTTATGGCATAAACGTAAATCTCTTAAAAAAATATTTAAGTGATATTCCTGCTGTGGCAGTAACTTCTGGTTGTTTTGCCGTTTTATTGATTCCTGCGTTCTCCATTTTGGTGTGGTCTGGATTTTTTACTGAAAATTTATCGAATATTGAATTGCAGAAATCGATAGGATTTATTGCAATTTTGGGAGTTTTGGGGACTGGTGTTGCGATGATCTTATTCAATAGACTAGTGCAAATTACAAATCCCGTTTTCACCAGTTCAGTAACTTATACGATGCCGATTGTTGCTTTGGCTTGGGGGATTTTGGATGATGAGGTTTTTAGTTTGAATCAGTTATTCTTTGCAATGCTTGTAATCATTGGTGTTTTGATTGTTAACCGTGCAAAAGCAATTTCAATAAGAAGAAAAAAGAAGTTAGTTCAATAA
- the gldD gene encoding gliding motility lipoprotein GldD, translated as MRYLSYLVVFIVFCFMVSCGNEVQPKPKAMLALEYPRAEYQPININCPYTFEINQIAEIAPSKNRRPCWINLDYPSLNGSVFITYQSVNNNLDSLLRDAQKLPLEHTIKAEAIEGDIYTNDIHKAYGMFYELQGDAASQAQFYITDSTSHFLTGSVYFNTQPNYDSIYPAASYIMKDMRYLMETIRWQ; from the coding sequence ATGAGGTATTTAAGTTATTTGGTAGTTTTTATAGTATTCTGTTTTATGGTTTCCTGCGGAAATGAAGTCCAGCCGAAACCTAAAGCAATGTTAGCTTTAGAATATCCTAGGGCAGAGTATCAACCAATAAACATTAATTGTCCTTACACATTTGAAATAAATCAAATAGCTGAAATCGCACCTTCTAAAAATAGGCGACCATGCTGGATCAATCTGGATTACCCTTCTTTAAACGGTTCTGTATTTATCACTTATCAATCGGTAAATAATAATCTAGATTCATTATTAAGGGATGCACAAAAATTGCCTTTAGAGCATACCATAAAAGCAGAAGCCATAGAAGGTGATATTTATACTAACGATATCCATAAAGCTTATGGTATGTTTTATGAACTTCAGGGTGATGCTGCCTCACAGGCACAATTTTATATTACCGATAGTACGAGCCATTTTTTAACAGGTTCGGTTTATTTCAATACGCAGCCTAATTACGACTCTATTTATCCTGCAGCTAGCTATATTATGAAGGATATGCGGTATTTAATGGAAACAATTAGATGGCAATAA
- a CDS encoding gliding motility-associated protein GldE has product MDPEPPSIILWAAFDYTQVISLIFLLLLLLCSAMISGAEVAFFSLTPADFMTEDGSKRTKSQEIVIKLLEKPKKLLATILVANNFINIAIVLLFDSVSDQLFGGLDFVIFGLNFKLIFEIGIVTFLILLFGEILPKVYASRNNVQFSNFMAQPVNILDTLFSPLSTPMRAVTLFLHEKLGKQRPFISIDHLSQALELTSEEDTTKEEQKILKGIVSFGNTDTKQVMRPRMDIFALSDEDTYAEIIPALIENGYSRIPVYKENIDNVTGILYSKDLLPYLNTKDFEWTSLLREPYFIPENKKLDDLLNEFKEKKNHLAIVVDEYGGTSGLISLEDIIEEIVGDISDEFDDEDLIYSKLDEFNYVFEGRTPLKDFYKIIKLEEPSLFEDNKGESETLAGFLLEISGDFPHKNEIINFGNYNFKVEAVDDRRIKQIKLTILPV; this is encoded by the coding sequence TTGGATCCAGAACCCCCCAGTATAATTTTATGGGCCGCGTTTGATTACACCCAGGTAATAAGCCTTATATTTTTATTACTGCTATTGCTATGCTCTGCCATGATATCTGGTGCAGAGGTAGCTTTCTTTTCGCTAACTCCTGCAGACTTTATGACAGAGGATGGGAGTAAGAGAACAAAATCTCAGGAAATTGTAATAAAGCTCCTAGAAAAACCAAAGAAGCTTTTAGCAACCATACTGGTAGCCAATAACTTCATCAATATCGCTATTGTTTTGTTATTTGATTCTGTTTCAGACCAATTATTTGGCGGGCTCGATTTTGTTATTTTTGGTTTAAACTTTAAGTTGATTTTTGAAATTGGCATTGTTACTTTCCTCATCTTGCTTTTTGGTGAGATCTTACCAAAAGTCTATGCTAGTCGTAATAATGTTCAGTTTTCAAATTTTATGGCGCAGCCGGTCAATATTTTAGATACTTTATTTTCTCCGCTAAGTACACCAATGCGCGCCGTTACTCTTTTTTTACACGAAAAATTAGGTAAACAACGTCCTTTTATTAGTATAGACCATCTTTCGCAGGCATTAGAGCTAACTAGTGAAGAAGATACAACTAAAGAAGAACAGAAAATTCTAAAAGGTATTGTGTCTTTTGGGAATACAGATACCAAACAAGTGATGCGCCCTAGGATGGATATCTTTGCGTTGAGCGACGAAGATACCTATGCTGAAATTATCCCTGCACTTATCGAAAATGGATATTCTAGAATTCCGGTTTACAAGGAGAATATCGATAATGTAACAGGTATTTTATATAGTAAAGACTTATTACCTTATCTAAATACGAAAGATTTCGAATGGACGTCTCTTTTAAGAGAACCTTATTTTATTCCGGAGAATAAAAAATTAGATGATCTTTTAAACGAATTTAAGGAAAAGAAAAATCACCTTGCAATTGTCGTGGATGAATATGGTGGTACAAGCGGACTAATTAGTTTAGAAGATATAATTGAAGAGATTGTTGGAGATATAAGTGATGAATTTGATGATGAGGATCTAATCTATTCGAAACTAGACGAATTTAATTATGTTTTTGAAGGTCGTACTCCATTGAAGGATTTCTATAAAATTATCAAGTTGGAAGAGCCTTCTTTATTTGAAGACAATAAGGGAGAATCTGAAACACTAGCCGGATTTTTACTTGAAATTTCTGGAGACTTTCCTCACAAAAACGAAATTATCAACTTTGGCAATTATAATTTTAAAGTTGAAGCTGTAGACGATAGAAGGATCAAACAAATTAAATTGACGATTTTGCCTGTATGA
- a CDS encoding single-stranded DNA-binding protein, with the protein MTGTLNKVMLIGHTGDDVKMHYFEGGGSIGRFPLATNEVYTNRTSGERVNNTEWHNVVVRNKAAEVCEKYLKKGDKVYIEGRIKTRKWTDDKGMERYSTEVQCTEFTFLTPKGESNGGNPSPQNNAGNQGTKPNNTANSNSGYSGDNTNFASQPFNGNDEEEDDLPF; encoded by the coding sequence ATGACAGGGACGCTAAATAAAGTAATGCTTATAGGACATACCGGAGATGATGTAAAGATGCATTATTTTGAAGGCGGTGGCTCGATTGGCCGTTTTCCGCTTGCAACTAATGAGGTTTACACCAATAGAACCAGCGGCGAACGTGTAAATAATACCGAGTGGCATAATGTTGTTGTGCGTAATAAAGCGGCTGAAGTTTGTGAGAAATACCTTAAAAAAGGGGACAAGGTTTATATTGAAGGTAGAATTAAAACGCGTAAATGGACCGATGATAAAGGGATGGAACGCTACTCTACTGAAGTACAATGCACCGAGTTTACTTTTTTAACTCCTAAAGGAGAAAGTAATGGTGGTAATCCTTCACCACAAAACAATGCGGGTAACCAGGGAACAAAGCCAAATAATACGGCAAACAGTAATTCGGGTTATTCGGGCGATAATACTAATTTTGCCAGTCAACCATTTAATGGTAACGATGAGGAAGAAGATGATTTACCATTTTAA
- the mutY gene encoding A/G-specific adenine glycosylase — translation MNFSKTLINWYLKSKRDLPWRKTSDPYNIWLSEIMLQQTRIEQGLPYYMKFVDEFPSVFDLADAPQDKVMKLWQGLGYYSRARNLHATAKHVAYELDGVFPKDYKGLLKLKGVGDYTASAIASISYKEPVAVVDGNVYRVLSRYFNIDTPINSTEGVKEFKALATELLDQENPSAFNQALMEFGALQCKPKNPLCNTCPFNISCLALKENKIGDLPIKIKKGKIKNRYFNYLVFSSEENRTLLQQRKGKGIWHGLYEFPLIETKTDIQEAEVIENNIEFQQLTQAKNVAVSLYNDQAIVHKLSHQHIFARFWFVEAENLPEDGISTEKVKEYPVPVLIQNFLNEIDIENM, via the coding sequence ATGAATTTTTCTAAAACTTTGATTAACTGGTACTTAAAATCTAAGCGTGATTTGCCTTGGCGAAAAACCAGTGATCCTTACAACATTTGGCTAAGCGAAATTATGCTTCAGCAAACAAGAATAGAGCAAGGATTACCTTATTATATGAAATTTGTAGACGAGTTTCCTAGCGTTTTTGATCTTGCTGATGCTCCTCAGGATAAAGTGATGAAGCTATGGCAGGGATTAGGATACTATTCTAGGGCTAGAAATCTTCATGCCACAGCAAAACATGTGGCTTATGAGCTTGATGGGGTTTTTCCAAAGGATTATAAGGGATTGCTAAAATTAAAAGGAGTAGGCGATTATACCGCTAGTGCAATAGCATCTATAAGTTATAAAGAGCCTGTAGCCGTTGTAGATGGAAATGTTTACCGTGTACTTTCTCGTTATTTTAATATAGACACTCCTATTAATAGTACAGAAGGTGTGAAAGAGTTTAAAGCCTTAGCGACAGAGTTATTAGATCAAGAAAATCCTTCCGCATTTAATCAAGCTTTGATGGAGTTTGGTGCTTTGCAGTGCAAACCTAAAAATCCGCTTTGTAATACTTGTCCTTTTAATATAAGCTGTTTGGCCTTAAAAGAAAACAAGATTGGTGATTTGCCGATTAAAATTAAGAAAGGAAAAATCAAAAATCGATATTTTAATTATCTGGTTTTTTCTTCGGAAGAGAATAGAACCTTACTTCAGCAAAGAAAAGGAAAAGGAATATGGCATGGTTTGTATGAGTTTCCTTTAATTGAAACCAAAACTGATATTCAGGAAGCAGAAGTTATTGAAAATAATATCGAATTTCAGCAATTAACACAAGCAAAAAATGTGGCTGTTAGTCTCTATAACGATCAGGCGATTGTGCATAAATTATCGCATCAGCATATTTTTGCCCGTTTTTGGTTTGTTGAAGCAGAAAACTTGCCTGAAGACGGCATTTCTACAGAAAAAGTGAAAGAATATCCAGTGCCGGTGTTAATTCAGAATTTTCTTAATGAAATTGACATAGAAAACATGTAA
- a CDS encoding HU family DNA-binding protein, protein MTKADIVANISEKLGMEKGDVQATIETFMEEVKSSLESGDNVYLRGFGSFVVKTRAEKTGRNISKNTTIKIPAHNIPAFKPAKIFVEGVKSNVDVK, encoded by the coding sequence ATGACGAAAGCAGATATCGTAGCGAATATTTCGGAGAAATTAGGAATGGAGAAAGGTGATGTACAAGCTACAATTGAAACCTTTATGGAAGAGGTAAAATCTTCTTTAGAAAGTGGAGACAATGTTTATCTAAGAGGTTTTGGAAGCTTTGTTGTAAAAACAAGAGCAGAAAAAACTGGAAGAAACATTTCTAAAAACACAACTATTAAAATACCTGCTCATAACATTCCGGCATTTAAACCAGCGAAGATTTTCGTGGAGGGAGTTAAGAGTAATGTAGATGTAAAATAA